The genome window CTACTTCTACAGCTGGGCCCGCGTCCTGCGCATCGTCGACGGACCCGACGCCGTGCACCGGCGCTCGGTCGCACGGCAGGAACTCGCGAGGGAGCGGCCATTCGCGGGATGATCCACCCGTGGCGGGAGTTGTGACGGTGTGGCGGCGGGTTCCAGACCCGCCGCCACACTTCCTGCTGTCGCTGTTCGGTGATTCAGCTGAGCTGCTTGACCACCGCGTCGGCAACGGCTCCGGCGCTGCCCGGGTTCTGCCCGGTGATCAGGTTTTCGTCTTCGACCACATAGGTTTCGAACGGCTTGTCGGCCACCGTGTACGCGGCTCCGCGCTTCTTCAGCTCGTCCTGCAAGCTGTAGGGGACGGCGCGTTCCCGCTGGGCAAGTTCCTCCTCTGGCCAGGAGAAGCCGGTGACGTTCTTGCCGTGGATCAGGTATTCGCCGTTGGACAGCTTGGCGCTGAGCAGTCCGCACGGGCCGTGGCAGACCGCCGAGACGACCTTGCCTGACTCGTGGAACTCGCGAATCAGCTCGGCGAGGCGGTCGCTTTGCGGGAAGTCGTACATCACGCCGTGACCACCGGTGAGATAGATGGCGTCGAAGTCGGTGGCGTCGACCTCGGCCACGGACTTCGTGCTCGTCAGGAGGTTCATGAACTCCCGGTCGGCGTAGCGCTTCGCGGTGCCCAGTTCGGCCAGGAAGTCGTGGGAGAGGCTTTCCGGGTCGATCGGGACGTACCCGCCGTCGATGCTGGCGATGACGGAGGTGAACCCGGCCCGTTCGACGACGTCGTAGAAGTGCGTCAGCTCGCCGAGCCACAGCCCGGTGCGGAATCCGACCTCCTCGTACTCGCCGATGCTGGTGACGATGATCAGAATGCGATTGGTGTTGGCCATGAATGTTTTCCTGTTCCAGGTTGGGATTTTCGATTGACGTTGCGCGAATGCCGTGTTCGTTTTCCTGCGTCCAGGACTTGCGATCGAATGCTTCTGTTCCCTGCCGTGGTTCAGGTGACAGGTATTCCGGCTCGCACATCTGCATGCTTGCAAAGGAAGAGGCCCGATGCGAATGTGCTCACGTCAGATCTCGACACCTCATGCGCCTGACCACCCGTTTTGCCAATGGCCTTGGTGGGCGACATAACTCATCCTGTTCGCGGTGACATTCGTGGTGGATCACAGCGGTCGTCGGCGGTGCTGGTGGTAGGCCTCCAACGCGACGGCGAGGTCGGCCACGTCGTGGGGACGGGTCAAGGAGCGATGAGTCAGTTCGTGGAGGCGCCGAAGCCGGTAGCGCACCGTGTTCGGGTGGCAGTACAGCTGCTGCGCGGCGTTGTCCGCCGAACCGTCGTGGTCGAACCACGTCTGGAGGGTGTCGAGCAGTGCATCGCGGTCCTGCGCTGGGAGCGCGAGCACCGGACCGAGGACTTGCTCGACTATGCGGTCGCCTTCGTCCGCACTGTGCGCCAGCAGGCCGGTTAGCGGCCTACCCCCGAGCACGGAGACCTCCACGGCATCCTCCGGAAGCCGATGCAGCGCTGCGCATGCGAGACGAACCGCACGTGCCGTTTCCGCCACGGCGTGGTAGATCGGGCTCACGCCCGTTCGCGCGGTGGCGGTCGTGCGCAGCACTTCGACCAGGTTGTTGAACATGCCCTCCCGGAGAACGACGACGCCCGTCTGCGCGACCGGTGTCATGCGCCAGACCGAGTGGAGTCCCAGTCGTGCGAGCCGGCGTTCGATGCCGGGCAGGCTTTCCTCCGCACCGCGCAACGGCTCGGCAGCGACGAGCACGAGATCACCGCGTCGCGGAAGATCGAACAGCTTGGCTACCTCCCACGGAGTGGTTCCCCGGACGGGCTGGCCGGTGAACAGCGACTCCAGCAACGCTGCTCGTTGCTGTCGACGCCGTTCGGAGTGATGGACCTCGGCTGCCCGGTACGACTCGGTCAGCGCCGTCGCGTAGTCGTCGTTGAGCTGCCACAACACCGTGGTTACTGACAAAAGAGATTCCAGCGGAAGGGAATCCGGATCCTGGCGAGCTGCGTCGGCGAACTGCTCCCACACCGCGGTGAACAGAATCCGGTAGGCGCCGAGCACATCGTTCAAGGGCACGCCTTGGCGTGCGCGGCGGCGACCTGTGCCGTGCACAACGGAGAAGTCGTGGCGACGGTCCGGCGCGCCGATCGCGTCCAGCAGCGCTCTCAGGTTGCGCTCGACAGACCGGCGCAGCTCGACGAACGGGACAAGCTTGCCCTCGCGGTAGACATCGATCTCCTTGGCGGTCAACGCCAACGCGTAGTCGGCCAGGTGCGAAAGCTGCGACATCACCCGAGCGGACAGGTCGCCGAGGTCGGTCCGTTGCACCCCGCATCCCCCTCCTGGTGGGTTCGAGGTTGGTGGAAAACAACGACTATCCCTCGCGCAACGGCGCGGCACACGATGGTCGAACCACCGATCTCGCAAGATCTCTTTGTGGTTGAACCACAAATGAGTGCTACGGTCGTGTCGGGACCATACGCGGACGACAGGACGTGACATGCCGCGGGAACAGAACTCCGGTGCCGAACGCGGCCCGGTGTCGGACAGCGGTCGAGCCGTCGCACTGGTCAAGGAGTCGCTGGACGACCTGGTGGCGGCAGCGGCGGAGGCCGTGTGGGAACAGGTTCCGGCCTATCGGAAGAGCCCGGACCCGGATCTCCGCGACGAGCTCGGCGCGCACATCGAAGCGATTTTCAGAACCCTGGTGGCCTGTCTGGAGGAGGGACGTCCGGCGACACCCCAGGACTTCCCGAGCACTGGTGAGCACGCCGCGCGACGGGTGCGCCAGGGCGTCTCGCTGTCCGATTTCCTGCGAGCTTTCCGGATCTCCCAAGGCACGCTGTGGAGGGGTGTGCTGGATGCCGCTCGGAGCGATTCCCGGATGCGGGAGGCCGCGCTGGAGATCGTCGCCGAGCTGATGCGGGTGATCGAAGTCGGCAGCTCGGTCGCCGGCGAGGCGTACCTGGCCGCCCAGCAGCACCAGGTCGCCGACGCGGACCGGGTGGCCCGCGATCTGCTGGAAGACCTGATCAGCGGCCGGACGATCCCGGCCGGACCGAAGCAGGACGTCCTGCGCGCGGCGGGCCTGGACCGGGCGGCGAGCTTCGTCGTCGCGACCGCCACGCCGGTTTCGGCCCTGCCCGAGGACCTGCACTTGCGCGACGTCGTAAACATCGTTCGCAGAGCTGGTAAAGCGCTCACCGTCATGCGCCAGGACGAGGTGGTCAGCATCGCGCCGGTCACCGGTGACGTGCGCCCCGCCATCGACGCCTTCGAGGCCACGCTCACCGAGCTCTCGCGCAGGGAAGTGGCCCTGTCGCTGGGAATCAGCACCGTGCACGCAGGACTGGGTGACGTGCCAGGAGCCTACTCCGAAGCGCGCCTCGCACGCGAAAACCTCGGCGGCACATCAGGAGTTGTCGCGCTGCCGAGACTGTCCACTTTCGACTACCTCGTGTTTCGCGATGATCCGATCGCACTGCGGCTCATCCGGCCGGAACTGCGTTCCTTCGTAGAAGAGGACGCGGCGAAGGGCAGCGCCCTCATCGAGACCCTGCTGGAATACGCCTCGAGCGACCTCAACGCGAAGGCCGCCGCGCAGCGCTTGCACGTCCACGTGAACACCACGTACTACAGGCTGGAGCGGATCGCCGAACGCACCGGGCGCGACCTGCGGCGCGTCGCGGACGTCATCGAGTTGCTGATCGCGGTACGACTGCTCACCCAACGGACACCCACGAGGGATTCGAGGCAGGGTTCCAACGGCTGAGGTTGACCCGTACCGGCACCGCGCCAGTACGGGTCTCATCCTCGAGTAACGTGAGGATGAGATGGCGAACCAGTGCGGTCGTGCCTGCGCCGGTCGGCCCGGGCGCTCCAGCAGCCTGAAGGGACCGCTTCGTATCGGAATCGCTCTGATTGCCTGTCGAACTCTGACATGAGCTAAAGGTTGGCCCGTAATCACGGGTCTGTGGCGGTAGTGGATCACGGGCTGGTGCAGGTGATCGGGTTGACCAGCCGGGATGGATACCGACGCCCCCGCCCTGCTGTGGGCGGCCATCGTGCTCCCCAGCGTCCTCGGCTGAGTCCCGAGTCACCCACCGTAAGGAGAGATCGTGCTGTTCATGGTTGAGATGGACGTCAATCTGCCGAGGGATCTGCCTGTCGCCACCGCCGACGGCGACAGCGGCGAGGTTGGCGTCGAGTCTGCCGAGGCCTGCGCCACAGGAACCGGAACGATGCGGCGCGTTCGCCGAGGTCGGTGAGGAGATTGCGGGCAACCTGGGCGGTCCAGGCACCAGTCGGGTGGGCGGTGACCCCGAGGATGTGCACGGTGCGGGTGCGAACCTCCATCACGAATAGGACGTACAGTCGGCGAAGGCTGATGGTGTCGACGTGGAAGAAATCGACGGCGAGCAGGCCGGATGCCTGAGCGTGGAGGAAACTGCGCCATGAGGTGTCGGCTTCGCGTGGAGCGGGGCCAAGGCGAGAGTTCTGGAGGATGCGGCGGATGGTGCCCGCGCCCACGTGATGCCC of Saccharopolyspora erythraea contains these proteins:
- a CDS encoding PucR family transcriptional regulator, yielding MQRTDLGDLSARVMSQLSHLADYALALTAKEIDVYREGKLVPFVELRRSVERNLRALLDAIGAPDRRHDFSVVHGTGRRRARQGVPLNDVLGAYRILFTAVWEQFADAARQDPDSLPLESLLSVTTVLWQLNDDYATALTESYRAAEVHHSERRRQQRAALLESLFTGQPVRGTTPWEVAKLFDLPRRGDLVLVAAEPLRGAEESLPGIERRLARLGLHSVWRMTPVAQTGVVVLREGMFNNLVEVLRTTATARTGVSPIYHAVAETARAVRLACAALHRLPEDAVEVSVLGGRPLTGLLAHSADEGDRIVEQVLGPVLALPAQDRDALLDTLQTWFDHDGSADNAAQQLYCHPNTVRYRLRRLHELTHRSLTRPHDVADLAVALEAYHQHRRRPL
- a CDS encoding type 1 glutamine amidotransferase domain-containing protein gives rise to the protein MANTNRILIIVTSIGEYEEVGFRTGLWLGELTHFYDVVERAGFTSVIASIDGGYVPIDPESLSHDFLAELGTAKRYADREFMNLLTSTKSVAEVDATDFDAIYLTGGHGVMYDFPQSDRLAELIREFHESGKVVSAVCHGPCGLLSAKLSNGEYLIHGKNVTGFSWPEEELAQRERAVPYSLQDELKKRGAAYTVADKPFETYVVEDENLITGQNPGSAGAVADAVVKQLS
- a CDS encoding PucR family transcriptional regulator translates to MPREQNSGAERGPVSDSGRAVALVKESLDDLVAAAAEAVWEQVPAYRKSPDPDLRDELGAHIEAIFRTLVACLEEGRPATPQDFPSTGEHAARRVRQGVSLSDFLRAFRISQGTLWRGVLDAARSDSRMREAALEIVAELMRVIEVGSSVAGEAYLAAQQHQVADADRVARDLLEDLISGRTIPAGPKQDVLRAAGLDRAASFVVATATPVSALPEDLHLRDVVNIVRRAGKALTVMRQDEVVSIAPVTGDVRPAIDAFEATLTELSRREVALSLGISTVHAGLGDVPGAYSEARLARENLGGTSGVVALPRLSTFDYLVFRDDPIALRLIRPELRSFVEEDAAKGSALIETLLEYASSDLNAKAAAQRLHVHVNTTYYRLERIAERTGRDLRRVADVIELLIAVRLLTQRTPTRDSRQGSNG